GAGTGCATGTAGATGTCTGCAGCAATTATATCTGGATCCACACGATCCACAGCATAAGCAACCCACACAAACTGGAAAAAATAAACGAGACTTATTATTACAATCCGAATAAGAATAACACTAAACCCAAACCAAATACTTCTTTAATGAAAATATACATGGTCTTCCTGAAGATAATCCAAACCCTTTCTAAAGTGAGCAAGCATAAGATACCTAAAGCGTCGGTCTCCAcgctcccagttacgccacctaaTATGACTTATTTCATTAACAGAACTAAATTCTAAATACGAAGATACGGAGTAAATATAAGATAATGTTACCTATTTACAAACGAAAAACTACGGGATTTCCTAGAAACCGGTGCTAGATATGGCAGGCAAATCCAAACCCAAACGAACAACAGTGTTAGCGGACCATTAATCTCTTTACAGTCAAAACGAAATGCCCTGCATAACGCCCTATACAGATGTGCGAGGCATGCCGATCTCCAACTGTATTGTCCGATAATTATCTAGAACAACCAATTTATCCAAGAAATTATTTCTAACTtaccactaataataataaataatagatactTCCAATTTCTATCTAACTAATGTTTCACTTTAATATTAAAACCTCACTTACAACAACATATTCATGTCAATTAAAAACCTAACAGTAAACAAATAATTATTATCAAAAAACAAATACATTATTATATTTTACAAAACCTAATTATTGATCAAAATCAGCAACATTAAtccaaaaatgtattttttaaacATATAGTTTTTACTAAAATTATTACACAATTTTAAACATGTACGTTTTACTAATCTATCATATTAGTCTAACTCATACGTTAACATTGATTAAAATATTCtctaactatatttatatatatttctaactattatttaaacatatattcttaattttcaaaaaacgtCACTAATATATGTTCCTAATTTAAACTACTAACAACAactataattaaatttctaataataataataataataataataataataataataatgtcactAATTCCTAAGTTGAACTACATACAAtaacaattataattaaatttctaacaacaattataattctaaattaataataataataataataataataataatctcactGATATATGTTTTTAGGTTGAActaataaaaacaataattataattaaatttctaacaataacaattataactttgaaataataataataataataaaattttaagttgAACTACTAAcaacaataattataattaaattttttataataataattataattctaaaatatcaaaaaataatttaataaataaacttaaataaTCACGATAATTGAGATATTTTATAATAAGAAATTCAGGATGatcaatatttttgaatttttgtttctttaacaatttagttttttttcaaaaactgatggaaaaaaagaagaattagacaaaagagaagaaggaagaatggTTGCTGGATGAGATGGAGATAAAACTCATTTCGAAAGGTGGGTATGCATATAATAAAGAGGTATGTTAGGGTTAAAAACACCGTTGCGACATGTGACGAGGGAGGAATAATTCGAACTGTTCGTTTTGTGCCatgaaatcggaccatccgattaaTCTGGAAGAACTCGCACCGTTTTGATTAGTAGCTCCCTAATACCACACTCTGATAAAACACGCATGTTCTCCATATCGCTGTCCTATACAAATCTCCTCtccatatgaaaattaaaaagcgTAGCACAACCCATAATATATAAATGTCTTAacctcatataaaatatatatataaataatacaattttcTTACCGGATGTCTAGCCATATACCAATAAAATCGCTTAATCAATAGAATCACAGTCGTAAGAATATTCCCTGAACGTTAAAAATAGAGCAGAAATGAGTGAAACAAaaaagtaattattaaaaaaattagataataacATATATGCAACTTTTACCGTCATTTGATTCATttgtatcataaaaaaaatataactcaaTGAATCATAACACAGGTTCTAGTGACACAATCAATTACAAAAGATGATGATTGAAAAATAGCAGTAGTACCTTTATGACGAGTAGAATGAAGCTGCATAAGCCCATTCCTTTGAATCTCCGGCGAAAGTGGAAGCTCTTTTTAGTTGCAACGCTTTTTAAGAAGATCAAAACAGTTTTCTCCAAAGAAACCGTAGTGCAGTGGATGAAGAGAAGGGAAAACAGAACCGGATGATGATGAATAAGAGAACAGATCAGAGAAAAAATTTGAGCTAACTAACTTTACAGATCCTGGTATTCCAGATGAATCTAACGCATAAAAATGGTTGCTTTAGCAAAATCACTATATGAAACAGGAtggcatgaaaaaaaaaattgaacatgAGAAGAAGAGCATGATAGCTCATAACAAGAGAGAGGCGATGCAGATCTTGTGTTCATTCATGGCTAATCACGATCTTTTTtcaaagtagtcttttcctgttGAAAGATTCTACTGTTGGAAGCCAAGAGGAATCTGAGAAATAATATCAAAAGTTAATACGGAGAACAAGGAGGTAAGAACTAAACGAGCGATTAAATATATTTGacctaaaatatttatttttaaaaaaaaataaaaaattttaaaccaaatacatattaaaaattttcaaaatcatctaATATAAACATTCAAATTTTCATATCAAAATAATATCTGAAATTCTACTAAACATCTGAATGTAGAAAGTCTATGTTGAAAGCTAAAGCTAAAATTTTGTCCGatcatttatattaaattaaatattcaaaattaataaatcttaaatttaacaaatttaaaaaattttaaaatgctaaaaaaaattaaaattatacacaaaaatatctaaataaatttaaGTTCTATTTATTTTAAACAAGCATAATACACGATAaagacattttaaattttattaattataactaaatataatataaaaacaaaaaaattatgtctttttaaactgaaattctaaattttaattctaattctaattctaattctaatgttcgactacaattaaaaaaaaata
The sequence above is drawn from the Arachis hypogaea cultivar Tifrunner chromosome 4, arahy.Tifrunner.gnm2.J5K5, whole genome shotgun sequence genome and encodes:
- the LOC112796874 gene encoding serine/threonine-protein phosphatase 7 long form homolog isoform X1 codes for the protein MQLHSTRHKGNILTTVILLIKRFYWYMARHPIIIGQYSWRSACLAHLYRALCRAFRFDCKEINGPLTLLFVWVWICLPYLAPVSRKSRSFSFVNRWRNWERGDRRFRYLMLAHFRKGLDYLQEDHFVWVAYAVDRVDPDIIAADIYMHSVVWSATVPLVFFECIE
- the LOC112796874 gene encoding serine/threonine-protein phosphatase 7 long form homolog isoform X2, which produces MQLHSTRHKGNILTTVILLIKRFYWYMARHPIIIGQYSWRSACLAHLYRALCRAFRFDCKEINGPLTLLFVWVWICLPYLAPVSRKSRSFSFVNRWRNWERGDRRFSLCGLLMLWIVWIQI